The following proteins come from a genomic window of Nostoc sp. TCL26-01:
- a CDS encoding TonB-dependent siderophore receptor: MRFQQLSFNIWLWLAISFLPLLMAKSAQAEVLKIAKITRLSAVKLPATNTSELFAQSSTPSSEIISITGVKANPTEKGVEIILQTTKGEQLQITNNTTGNNFIADIPNAQLQLANGDRFTFRSQKPITGITEITVANTDAKTVRVTVAGEASLPVVELFDSDEGVIFGVTSSAIQPQAEQPATETPPPQPVTETPQEQPVAQPDQPIELVVTGEQDGYRVPNSSTATGTDAPILETPFSVQVIPQEIIRDQQITQIKDALGNISGVIYRGDVQGRSGNTFIIRGFTDAPVLLDGFRRFGSSGEGNSQPNFEVANLEQIEVLKGPASILYGAIEPGGLINLVSKKPLATPFYETELQVGSRGFVRPRFDISGPLTDDGKVLYRLNGLFQSYDSFQNYDQPEQKYFIAPTIAWKISDRTDVNISFEYANSTRPAIFGIPAVGRGIADVPRDRIINEPSDTVTNITTNIGYTLEHRFNQDWKLRNAFRYIFYEYDFGVVALPSFFDEATSTVNRILASQDSQTSNYTFQTNLTGKFGTGEIKHTLLAGIDYVYTDSRIFSAVDFTLRPLNLFNPVYGLAKPSEDDIPGFGGTTTTGNSWGFYLQDQISLFQNLQILAGFRYDTLSLNTVNIPGSSTVAGESSTNAAALTPRFGLLYKLSDRLSVYGNYSQSFTPNTATTVTGEVLPPQRGRGYEFGIKSEFFDGKLFATLAYFDITKENIPLADPNFPLFSIASGEQRSRGFEFDLSGEILPGWKIIASYANINGEVITDTNPNNVGNKLFGLPENSASLWTTYEIQRGDLQGLGLGVGFNYVSDRQGDLGNSFSLGSYFITNAAIFYKRDKWRFGLNFKNIGDVKYIESGFGTRDASNTFGDPFTVIGSVSVQF, encoded by the coding sequence GTGAGGTTTCAACAGTTGTCGTTTAACATCTGGCTGTGGTTGGCGATTAGTTTTCTACCATTGTTGATGGCAAAATCTGCACAGGCAGAAGTACTAAAAATCGCCAAAATTACCCGACTGAGCGCAGTTAAACTGCCAGCTACGAACACTAGCGAGTTGTTTGCTCAATCCTCCACACCTTCATCAGAAATTATCTCAATTACGGGAGTAAAGGCCAATCCTACAGAAAAAGGTGTGGAGATAATTCTCCAAACTACCAAGGGTGAACAGTTACAAATTACCAACAATACCACTGGGAATAATTTTATTGCTGATATTCCCAATGCTCAGTTACAGTTGGCTAATGGCGATCGCTTCACCTTCCGTTCCCAAAAACCAATTACGGGAATTACGGAAATAACTGTAGCCAACACCGACGCTAAAACAGTGAGAGTGACAGTTGCAGGTGAGGCTAGTTTACCTGTAGTCGAGTTATTTGATAGTGATGAAGGTGTAATTTTTGGTGTCACATCTTCGGCAATACAGCCACAAGCCGAACAGCCAGCAACGGAGACACCACCACCGCAGCCAGTAACGGAAACACCACAAGAGCAACCAGTAGCACAGCCGGATCAACCAATCGAGTTGGTAGTGACAGGAGAGCAAGATGGTTATCGTGTACCTAACAGTTCTACAGCCACAGGTACAGATGCACCAATTTTAGAAACCCCATTTTCAGTGCAGGTGATTCCGCAAGAGATTATCCGCGATCAGCAAATTACTCAAATCAAAGATGCTCTCGGTAATATCAGTGGTGTGATCTATAGAGGTGACGTACAAGGCAGAAGTGGTAATACTTTCATTATTCGCGGATTTACCGATGCTCCCGTTTTGTTGGATGGATTTAGAAGATTTGGTTCTTCTGGAGAAGGAAATTCACAGCCGAACTTTGAAGTTGCGAATTTAGAGCAAATAGAAGTTCTCAAAGGGCCAGCCTCGATTTTATATGGAGCGATTGAGCCTGGGGGATTGATTAATTTGGTGTCAAAGAAGCCATTAGCAACGCCATTTTATGAAACAGAATTACAAGTTGGTAGCCGTGGATTTGTTCGCCCCCGATTTGATATTTCCGGGCCTTTAACCGACGATGGCAAGGTGCTTTATCGCTTAAATGGTTTATTCCAGAGCTATGATAGTTTTCAGAACTATGACCAACCTGAGCAAAAATACTTTATTGCACCGACGATCGCCTGGAAAATTAGCGATCGCACCGATGTAAATATTTCCTTTGAATATGCAAATAGCACCCGTCCCGCCATCTTTGGTATTCCGGCGGTGGGGAGAGGTATCGCTGATGTGCCACGCGATCGCATTATCAACGAACCAAGTGATACGGTGACTAATATCACCACCAATATCGGCTATACCCTGGAACATCGCTTCAATCAAGATTGGAAGTTGCGTAATGCTTTTCGCTACATATTTTATGAATACGATTTTGGTGTAGTGGCACTACCATCGTTTTTTGACGAAGCTACAAGCACAGTCAATCGGATTCTGGCTTCTCAAGACTCTCAGACTAGCAACTATACTTTCCAAACTAATCTGACTGGCAAGTTCGGCACAGGTGAAATCAAGCATACACTGCTGGCTGGGATAGACTACGTTTACACAGATAGCCGCATTTTTTCAGCAGTTGATTTTACTCTCAGACCCCTCAATCTATTTAATCCTGTTTATGGATTGGCAAAACCCAGTGAAGATGACATACCTGGCTTTGGTGGTACGACAACAACTGGTAATAGCTGGGGCTTTTATCTGCAAGATCAGATTTCCCTTTTCCAGAACTTACAAATATTGGCAGGCTTCCGTTACGACACATTGTCTCTCAACACTGTCAATATCCCAGGTTCATCGACGGTAGCTGGTGAAAGTTCGACTAATGCCGCAGCTCTGACTCCTCGGTTTGGATTGTTATATAAACTGAGTGATAGACTTTCCGTTTATGGCAATTATTCTCAATCTTTTACGCCCAATACAGCCACAACCGTCACAGGGGAGGTGTTGCCACCACAACGGGGCAGAGGCTACGAATTCGGGATTAAATCAGAATTTTTTGATGGTAAGCTGTTTGCCACACTTGCTTACTTTGACATTACTAAAGAAAATATTCCTCTGGCCGATCCTAACTTTCCTCTGTTTTCCATTGCCTCTGGTGAACAACGCAGCCGTGGGTTTGAGTTTGATTTGTCAGGGGAGATTTTGCCGGGTTGGAAGATCATCGCTTCCTATGCCAATATCAACGGTGAAGTTATTACTGATACCAATCCGAATAACGTCGGTAACAAATTGTTTGGGCTGCCGGAAAATAGTGCCAGTCTTTGGACTACCTACGAGATTCAACGAGGGGATTTGCAAGGATTAGGTCTGGGAGTGGGCTTTAATTATGTT
- a CDS encoding glycosyltransferase family 39 protein — MREGSFIWGHLERQHRTVDRWIDRLWLIVLLIAAVLLFSVNLGGLPLRDWDEGTVAQIAREISRNSLDSLHWLYPTFSGQPYYDKPPLMHILIAGAYFFTGVNEWTTRLPGAILTAISVPLLYCLGREIFRQRSAAIYSALIYLTMLPVVRHGRLAMVDGAVVSFLLVMMLCVLRSRRDLRYCLGIGLGLGLICLTQGLTGLLLGAVVLVFLFWDTPRLLTSYYLWIGISIGLLPVVGWYSAQLLHYGYSFVQNGIFSSKNSQPPWFYLIELLKWTWPWLIFLPQTARLLWENRNLSWTRLVLVWFGVYLLLISLMSAKLSWYVIPLYPSLALAFGVQLAEIENTPLGTTYPRAWVAGFSGLAVVASAASIYSSWVTTPKTDLQVIFAAVALTMTLAAILAERGDGQFLRILFWGSYISLVLLMKSNYWVWELWEAYPVKPVAAMIEKVNPGVKKIYTSYPHHRPSLDFYSDRYIIPASTKELQHYWRYNRQPYFLINSSTAKNLQLDSIKLLAETEGWQLITKETNRL; from the coding sequence ATGCGAGAAGGAAGCTTTATTTGGGGTCATCTAGAAAGACAACACCGCACAGTTGACAGATGGATTGACCGATTGTGGTTAATAGTGTTGCTGATTGCCGCAGTGCTATTATTTAGTGTCAACTTGGGAGGATTGCCCCTACGAGATTGGGATGAGGGGACTGTAGCCCAAATTGCTAGGGAAATTTCCCGTAATTCCTTAGATTCACTGCATTGGCTTTACCCCACCTTCAGTGGGCAACCTTACTATGACAAGCCACCTCTAATGCACATCCTCATTGCAGGTGCTTACTTTTTCACAGGTGTGAATGAATGGACAACACGCTTACCAGGGGCAATTTTAACAGCAATTTCCGTACCTTTACTATATTGTCTCGGACGAGAAATATTTCGCCAACGCTCGGCAGCAATTTATAGTGCCTTGATTTATCTGACGATGCTACCTGTAGTACGTCACGGACGATTGGCGATGGTAGATGGCGCAGTTGTGAGTTTTTTGTTGGTGATGATGCTGTGTGTACTGCGATCGCGCCGAGATTTACGCTACTGTTTGGGTATTGGGCTAGGCTTGGGTTTAATCTGTTTAACTCAAGGGCTGACAGGCTTATTATTAGGTGCAGTTGTCTTAGTATTTTTGTTTTGGGATACACCCAGATTGCTCACCAGTTACTATCTGTGGATCGGCATTAGTATAGGATTGTTACCTGTAGTTGGTTGGTATAGCGCTCAACTACTCCACTATGGTTATAGTTTTGTTCAAAATGGCATATTTAGTAGTAAAAACTCTCAACCACCTTGGTTTTATCTCATCGAACTCCTCAAATGGACTTGGCCATGGTTAATATTTTTACCACAGACAGCCCGGTTACTTTGGGAAAATCGTAATCTCAGTTGGACAAGATTAGTACTCGTATGGTTTGGGGTTTATTTACTACTCATTTCTTTAATGAGTGCTAAACTTTCGTGGTATGTCATTCCTCTTTATCCCAGTCTAGCTTTAGCTTTTGGTGTGCAGCTAGCAGAGATAGAAAATACCCCATTAGGAACAACCTATCCCCGTGCTTGGGTAGCTGGCTTTTCCGGATTAGCAGTAGTAGCTTCTGCCGCCAGCATTTACTCTAGTTGGGTGACAACCCCTAAAACCGACTTACAGGTAATCTTTGCTGCCGTAGCTTTGACGATGACTTTAGCGGCAATCTTAGCAGAAAGAGGTGATGGACAATTTCTGAGGATTTTGTTTTGGGGTAGCTATATTTCCCTAGTACTCTTAATGAAATCTAATTACTGGGTGTGGGAATTATGGGAAGCATATCCCGTCAAACCTGTAGCCGCCATGATTGAGAAAGTTAATCCAGGCGTGAAAAAGATTTACACATCTTATCCCCATCATCGCCCCTCATTGGATTTTTATAGCGATCGCTACATTATCCCAGCATCTACTAAGGAACTGCAACATTACTGGCGCTACAACAGACAACCCTACTTCCTAATTAACTCATCTACCGCCAAAAATCTCCAACTAGACTCAATTAAACTACTAGCTGAAACCGAAGGCTGGCAATTAATTACCAAAGAGACTAATCGGTTATAG
- a CDS encoding chloride channel protein, whose product MTLLPPTDLRKVTELPAFPTPSARLRHLINRFQLSPETVVLFLAVLIGGGTGMGVVTFHYLIELVHHLMLENLMGIIGAWGGWTLACVPILGGLIVGLMRWRTQDFGPGLSSLIAASEGAEIKRQLRPVTKMLVASVSLGSGASLGPEGPSVEIGANFGMLLSLILQVSQERQRLLLGAGAAAGLAAGFNAPIAGVFFALEVVMGATSFATSAVSVVLLAAVVAALIAQIGLGAQPAFALPAYQVRSLMELPLYLGLGLGASLVSLAYKQSISWAKACFAGSVPGLNFFGKIPNPIHPIIGGVIVGLVALQFPQVLGIGYGTVQAMLQDVEFSLTLLVILLVLKLLMTAVSAGSGFVGGLFAPAMFLGASFGSAYAKILTLIAPGISPYMAAPPAYAMVGMAAVLAGSVRAPLTSILMLFELTRDYRIVLPLMAAVGLSVWLVERIKPNSNSNSNLQQIGLSELKDEKVEILQQILVEDAMLSCPKKLSANLAVLDAAMEMIRDRTRSALVVNEEEQLVGILSLEDLNRVLSLWQNHSNSTTETQSDLASQTIIDICTKDILYAWRDEPLSEALDRMALRGLHQLPVVARENHERILGLLDREQIALTCNLAATRKAIYQLVISQ is encoded by the coding sequence ATGACTCTCCTGCCTCCCACCGATTTGAGGAAGGTAACGGAACTACCTGCTTTTCCTACACCTTCTGCTCGCCTAAGACATCTCATTAACCGTTTTCAACTATCCCCAGAAACCGTTGTGTTATTTTTAGCCGTACTTATTGGCGGTGGCACTGGTATGGGGGTGGTAACTTTTCACTATTTAATCGAACTGGTTCACCATCTCATGCTGGAAAATTTGATGGGGATAATAGGTGCTTGGGGTGGTTGGACTTTAGCGTGTGTCCCCATTTTGGGTGGATTAATTGTGGGCTTGATGCGCTGGCGGACTCAAGACTTTGGCCCTGGTTTATCTTCGCTCATTGCTGCTTCTGAAGGCGCAGAAATCAAACGACAACTACGTCCTGTCACCAAAATGTTAGTGGCTTCTGTTTCTTTAGGCAGTGGCGCTTCTTTGGGACCAGAAGGGCCGAGTGTGGAAATTGGCGCTAATTTTGGGATGTTGTTGTCATTAATTTTACAGGTATCGCAAGAACGCCAGCGTTTATTGTTGGGTGCTGGTGCGGCGGCGGGATTAGCGGCAGGATTTAATGCACCCATTGCTGGAGTATTTTTTGCCCTAGAAGTAGTGATGGGGGCTACATCTTTTGCTACTTCTGCGGTGAGTGTGGTGCTGCTAGCTGCTGTAGTCGCAGCGTTGATTGCGCAAATTGGCTTGGGAGCGCAACCTGCTTTTGCTTTACCTGCTTACCAAGTCCGGAGTTTGATGGAGTTGCCTTTGTATTTGGGCTTGGGGTTGGGGGCTAGTTTGGTTTCTCTGGCTTATAAACAATCAATTAGTTGGGCTAAAGCTTGCTTTGCAGGTTCTGTTCCTGGTTTGAACTTTTTCGGAAAAATCCCCAATCCCATTCATCCCATCATCGGTGGTGTAATTGTGGGGTTAGTGGCTTTACAATTTCCGCAAGTTTTGGGCATTGGTTATGGCACAGTCCAAGCGATGCTGCAAGATGTGGAATTTTCTTTGACTTTGTTGGTGATATTGCTAGTACTAAAGCTGCTGATGACGGCAGTTAGTGCGGGTAGTGGTTTTGTGGGGGGGTTGTTTGCACCGGCCATGTTTCTGGGTGCTTCTTTTGGTTCAGCTTACGCCAAAATTCTCACCCTCATTGCTCCAGGGATTAGTCCATATATGGCAGCGCCTCCAGCATACGCAATGGTGGGGATGGCAGCTGTACTGGCTGGGAGTGTCAGAGCGCCGTTAACCTCGATTTTGATGCTGTTTGAACTCACCCGCGACTACCGGATTGTTTTACCTTTGATGGCAGCTGTGGGTTTAAGTGTGTGGCTGGTAGAGAGAATTAAGCCTAATTCTAATTCCAATTCCAACCTACAACAAATTGGTCTTTCGGAATTGAAAGATGAAAAGGTAGAAATTTTGCAGCAAATTTTGGTAGAAGATGCGATGCTTTCTTGTCCGAAAAAGCTGTCGGCAAATTTGGCAGTGTTAGATGCAGCGATGGAAATGATCCGCGATCGCACTCGCAGTGCTTTAGTAGTTAATGAGGAGGAACAATTAGTTGGTATTCTCTCTCTGGAAGACTTGAATCGGGTTCTTTCCCTATGGCAAAATCACTCCAACTCTACTACTGAAACTCAGAGTGATTTGGCCAGCCAAACTATCATTGATATCTGTACAAAAGACATCCTTTATGCTTGGCGTGATGAACCTTTGTCTGAAGCTTTAGATCGCATGGCATTGAGAGGTTTGCATCAATTACCAGTGGTAGCCAGAGAAAATCATGAGCGTATTTTAGGTTTGTTAGATCGAGAACAAATTGCCTTAACGTGCAACTTAGCAGCTACACGTAAGGCAATTTATCAATTAGTCATTAGTCAGTAG
- a CDS encoding helix-turn-helix transcriptional regulator — translation MTITLTEKECNQLWAEVEQSRQQNSELNEFVYQLPQHLGTGYVQSMEIYPHLWLSIFDYEYHEHIRLKTHNDNHPLQFCVFLSGITTNEYGGKIDHRHTLISGSGVQRGMVLESQKSQRFVGVDINMPAESLKTFFPTTDGEMIPELSLLAKDNDWQTVLYPQITPTVKGVVEQMINCSYTGVMKRMFLQVKTLEIIALQLAPIITEQGGLQPQPRFRAGTVEKIHQAREILLSHLDNPPTLLELAQLVGVSDRTLQRGFQRLFGTSVFGYLTDKRMEQAERWLREGHRTVLEVAIMTGYSNPTHFSVAFKRKFGISPSQCFAGKKSV, via the coding sequence ATGACAATTACTTTAACAGAGAAAGAATGCAATCAACTGTGGGCAGAAGTAGAACAGAGTAGGCAGCAGAATTCAGAATTAAATGAATTTGTCTATCAATTACCTCAGCATTTGGGTACAGGTTACGTGCAAAGCATGGAAATCTATCCACATCTTTGGCTATCAATTTTTGATTACGAATATCATGAGCATATTCGCTTAAAAACCCACAATGACAATCATCCCCTACAATTTTGCGTTTTCCTTTCAGGGATAACAACAAATGAATATGGCGGAAAGATTGATCACAGACATACATTGATTTCCGGTAGTGGTGTTCAACGAGGTATGGTATTGGAGTCTCAAAAATCACAGAGATTCGTAGGCGTAGATATAAATATGCCAGCAGAATCATTAAAAACTTTTTTCCCGACAACAGATGGTGAAATGATCCCCGAATTGTCCTTACTAGCAAAGGATAATGACTGGCAGACAGTGCTTTATCCTCAAATCACGCCTACAGTCAAAGGGGTAGTAGAGCAGATGATTAACTGTTCCTACACAGGTGTCATGAAGCGGATGTTTTTGCAGGTAAAAACCCTGGAAATAATTGCGTTGCAGTTAGCTCCCATAATTACAGAGCAAGGTGGACTGCAACCGCAACCGCGATTTCGAGCCGGAACTGTCGAGAAGATCCATCAAGCTAGGGAAATTTTGCTCTCCCATCTGGACAATCCACCGACATTATTAGAATTAGCACAACTTGTAGGGGTGAGCGATCGCACTCTCCAACGTGGTTTTCAGCGACTCTTTGGGACTAGTGTCTTTGGTTATTTGACAGATAAACGGATGGAACAAGCCGAACGCTGGCTGAGAGAAGGACATCGCACAGTCCTAGAAGTAGCAATTATGACTGGTTACTCTAATCCCACACATTTTAGTGTTGCTTTTAAACGTAAGTTTGGTATTTCTCCGAGCCAGTGTTTTGCCGGGAAAAAGTCTGTTTAA
- a CDS encoding AbrB family transcriptional regulator, whose product MPKQKKIEPLVGEDLLRKVKELENLSKEEKAKQCGYYTVTKNGIERVNMMKFLNALIDAEGIQLDSAPNANGRGGRSASYRISVQSNGNLLIGSAYTKQMNLKPGDEFIITLGKKHIRLKQLDGEEREALEAAEATA is encoded by the coding sequence ATGCCTAAACAGAAAAAAATTGAACCCCTCGTCGGTGAAGATCTGCTCAGAAAAGTCAAAGAGCTAGAAAACCTTAGCAAAGAAGAAAAAGCCAAGCAGTGTGGCTACTATACCGTTACCAAAAATGGTATAGAGCGTGTCAATATGATGAAATTCCTCAATGCCCTAATTGATGCTGAAGGCATTCAATTGGACAGCGCTCCCAATGCCAACGGACGTGGAGGACGGAGCGCCAGCTATAGAATTAGTGTGCAATCAAACGGTAACTTATTGATTGGTTCAGCCTACACAAAACAGATGAATCTCAAACCTGGAGATGAGTTTATCATCACTTTAGGCAAGAAGCATATTCGTCTCAAACAACTAGATGGAGAGGAACGAGAAGCCCTAGAAGCCGCAGAAGCTACAGCATAA
- a CDS encoding Rrf2 family transcriptional regulator — MKLTTRGHYSVKALLDLSLQPSYGPASVKAIAKRQDIPAPYLEKLLIEMRRAGLVTSTRGSVGGYQLAQAPAKISIGQILEAVGETITHLPHHTPTPAQTEDWVTFSLWQRLNQKLKEALYSITLADLYYDARSWQASLGEEANFVV; from the coding sequence ATGAAACTAACTACCAGAGGACACTATAGTGTCAAAGCATTGCTTGACTTGAGTTTACAGCCGAGTTATGGCCCTGCATCTGTAAAAGCGATCGCCAAACGTCAAGATATCCCCGCACCATACCTAGAAAAATTACTAATAGAAATGCGTCGTGCTGGATTAGTCACATCAACTCGCGGTAGCGTTGGTGGTTATCAACTTGCACAAGCACCAGCCAAAATATCCATAGGACAAATTTTAGAGGCGGTGGGCGAAACCATTACTCACTTACCTCACCACACCCCAACCCCAGCACAAACAGAAGATTGGGTAACATTTAGCCTCTGGCAAAGACTTAACCAAAAACTCAAAGAAGCGTTGTACAGTATTACTCTGGCAGATTTATATTACGATGCTCGCAGCTGGCAAGCGTCTTTGGGAGAAGAAGCAAATTTTGTGGTTTAG
- a CDS encoding type II toxin-antitoxin system RelE/ParE family toxin — MQSDNTVSIRFSDEFESELYRLSKRFRKIRSDVQPMIEQLQQGNIVGDRIAGMGEEYIVYKVRVRNSNIQKGKSAGYRLIYQLESSTSILLLTIYAKSDQEDIDVMEIRDILADFYGDEG; from the coding sequence ATGCAGAGTGATAATACAGTTTCCATTCGATTTTCTGATGAGTTTGAATCCGAACTTTACAGACTATCAAAGAGATTTCGCAAAATTCGCTCTGATGTTCAACCGATGATCGAACAATTACAACAGGGAAACATTGTTGGCGATCGCATTGCCGGGATGGGAGAGGAGTATATTGTTTATAAGGTAAGAGTTCGCAACAGTAATATCCAAAAAGGTAAAAGTGCTGGATACAGATTGATTTATCAACTTGAGTCATCTACAAGTATTTTGCTACTAACGATTTATGCTAAATCAGACCAAGAAGATATTGATGTCATGGAAATTCGAGATATTTTGGCTGATTTTTATGGTGATGAAGGTTAA
- the cbiB gene encoding adenosylcobinamide-phosphate synthase CbiB produces the protein MTSVLVLIIAAILDYLIGDPWGWIHPVQVMGWVISPLSKFFGQLSHHSYTQRLAGVMLALILIIGSGGIGYLIVQMAQWLNPLLAIVVQSILLASCFALRSLHNAAVDVLQPLAKGDLLTTRQTLSQYVGRDTHNLSEAEILRAILETVTENAVDGVMAPLFYAVMGAFLPGVGAVPLALAYKASSTLDSMVGYKEAPYTYLGWFSARLEDGLTWFPCRLTVFTLGLISTKPLYVWQVCRRDAIADPSPNSGWSECVYAAILGVQMGGTNWYRGIAKQKPLLGDPIYPITPNHIYTALQLTRYCFWLWLGIAIIILLLL, from the coding sequence GTGACATCAGTTCTTGTTTTGATCATTGCCGCCATTTTAGATTACTTAATTGGTGATCCTTGGGGTTGGATTCATCCAGTACAAGTTATGGGGTGGGTAATCTCTCCCCTGAGTAAATTTTTTGGGCAATTGTCTCACCACTCTTACACACAGAGGTTAGCAGGAGTTATGCTAGCACTAATTTTAATCATAGGTAGTGGCGGGATAGGCTACTTAATAGTGCAGATGGCTCAATGGTTAAATCCACTTTTAGCAATTGTGGTTCAAAGTATTCTTTTAGCCAGTTGTTTTGCTTTGAGAAGTTTGCATAATGCCGCCGTTGATGTTCTGCAACCTTTGGCTAAGGGAGATTTGTTAACTACCCGCCAAACTTTGAGTCAATATGTTGGTCGAGATACACACAATCTCTCAGAAGCAGAAATTTTGCGGGCTATTCTAGAAACAGTTACAGAAAATGCTGTTGATGGGGTAATGGCTCCTTTGTTTTATGCTGTTATGGGTGCATTTCTCCCAGGAGTAGGGGCAGTTCCTCTGGCTTTAGCATATAAAGCTAGTAGCACCCTTGATTCTATGGTGGGTTACAAAGAAGCACCTTATACATATTTAGGCTGGTTTAGTGCGCGGCTAGAAGATGGCTTGACTTGGTTTCCTTGTCGTCTCACCGTCTTCACATTAGGATTGATCTCAACTAAACCTTTATATGTATGGCAAGTTTGTCGTCGAGATGCGATCGCTGATCCTAGTCCTAACTCTGGTTGGAGTGAATGCGTCTACGCTGCTATCTTGGGTGTGCAGATGGGAGGAACAAACTGGTATCGTGGAATAGCCAAGCAAAAACCACTTTTAGGAGATCCCATCTATCCCATCACCCCAAATCATATCTACACTGCTTTGCAA